The following coding sequences lie in one Methylosinus sp. PW1 genomic window:
- a CDS encoding helix-hairpin-helix domain-containing protein: MRNILRLCLLAFLSVFAAAALAQAPATSIAKAGKSAPAKQQPATPAQESPKEPPAKEQPAKEAAPKPAELLDINSASKEELDALPGIGEARSVAIIKGRPYKGKDELYQKNILPKGVYEKIKDKIIAKQK; encoded by the coding sequence ATGCGGAATATTTTGCGCCTTTGCCTTCTCGCCTTCCTGTCCGTCTTCGCCGCCGCCGCGCTGGCGCAGGCGCCTGCGACCTCCATCGCCAAGGCGGGCAAGAGCGCGCCCGCCAAGCAGCAGCCGGCGACGCCGGCGCAGGAATCTCCCAAGGAGCCGCCCGCCAAGGAGCAGCCCGCCAAGGAGGCCGCGCCGAAGCCGGCGGAGCTTCTCGACATAAACTCCGCGAGCAAGGAAGAGCTGGACGCGCTGCCCGGCATAGGCGAGGCGCGCTCCGTGGCGATCATCAAGGGGAGGCCCTATAAGGGCAAGGACGAGCTCTATCAAAAGAACATCCTCCCCAAAGGCGTCTATGAGAAGATCAAGGAC
- the hisN gene encoding histidinol-phosphatase has translation MTAVDFEKFVERLADASGEAILPFFRTSLAAEDKAPGGAFDPVTEADRAAEIAMRRLIEATFPSHGIIGEEFGNLRADAEYVWVLDPIDGTKSFICGLPLWGTLIGLQHRGRPCYGLMHQPFTRERFSGDGEAAYWRGPARHHHPQPGWKAQPAPTEERRKLQTRSCATLAEATLMTTSPRLIDERLRDDFFRVEAQTRLSRYGGDCYAYCALAAGHVDLVIETNLNPYDIVALIPIVEGAGGIVTTWDGGPAAQGGAIIAAGDKRVHEAAMRALAAG, from the coding sequence ATGACCGCCGTCGATTTCGAGAAATTCGTCGAACGCCTCGCCGACGCCTCCGGCGAGGCGATCCTGCCCTTCTTCCGCACCAGCCTCGCGGCGGAGGACAAGGCCCCGGGCGGCGCCTTCGATCCGGTGACGGAGGCCGATCGCGCCGCCGAGATCGCCATGCGAAGGCTCATAGAGGCGACCTTTCCGAGCCATGGAATCATCGGCGAGGAATTCGGCAATCTCCGCGCCGACGCCGAATATGTCTGGGTGCTCGATCCGATCGACGGGACCAAGAGCTTCATCTGTGGCCTGCCGCTATGGGGCACGCTCATCGGCCTCCAGCATCGCGGGCGGCCCTGCTATGGGCTGATGCATCAGCCCTTCACGCGCGAGCGCTTCTCCGGCGACGGCGAGGCCGCCTATTGGCGCGGGCCGGCGCGGCATCACCATCCGCAGCCGGGCTGGAAGGCCCAGCCGGCGCCGACAGAGGAGCGTCGCAAGCTGCAGACGCGCTCCTGCGCCACGCTCGCCGAGGCGACATTGATGACCACCTCGCCGCGGCTCATCGACGAGCGCCTGCGCGACGATTTTTTCCGCGTCGAGGCGCAGACGCGGCTCTCGCGCTATGGCGGCGATTGCTACGCCTATTGCGCGCTCGCCGCCGGCCATGTCGATTTGGTCATAGAGACCAATCTCAACCCTTACGACATTGTCGCTCTGATCCCGATCGTCGAAGGCGCGGGCGGAATCGTCACCACTTGGGACGGCGGCCCGGCCGCGCAGGGCGGCGCGATCATCGCGGCAGGGGATAAGCGCGTGCATGAGGCGGCGATGCGGGCGCTCGCTGCGGGATGA